In Deinococcus psychrotolerans, a genomic segment contains:
- a CDS encoding GNAT family N-acetyltransferase: MTIRELTGQDIQLSYAAMFELRGQRPPLASPEAFQRWVTQQAAQGYRLAATFEAKAAEAQAVCGFRVLNFLYSGRQLYIDDLSTLPQARARGHARALLDWAEAEAGRLDCESLHLDSGVQRFGAHRLYLKAGMDITAHHFAKSLR; encoded by the coding sequence ATGACTATTCGGGAGTTGACCGGACAAGATATCCAACTGAGCTACGCCGCCATGTTTGAATTGCGGGGCCAGCGCCCGCCACTGGCTTCACCGGAAGCGTTTCAGCGTTGGGTCACGCAGCAAGCGGCGCAGGGCTACCGGCTCGCCGCCACTTTTGAAGCGAAAGCAGCAGAGGCTCAGGCCGTCTGCGGCTTTCGGGTGCTGAACTTTTTGTATTCGGGCCGTCAGCTCTACATCGACGACCTCTCTACCCTGCCCCAGGCTCGCGCAAGAGGCCACGCCCGCGCCCTGCTCGACTGGGCCGAGGCCGAAGCGGGGCGGCTGGACTGCGAGAGTCTACACCTCGATTCGGGCGTGCAGCGTTTTGGAGCGCACCGGCTGTACCTCAAAGCGGGGATGGACATCACGGCTCACCATTTTGCCAAGAGTTTGCGGTGA
- a CDS encoding M3 family oligoendopeptidase — MTTPQMPDSLPRWRTDDLFASADDPKLLSAFGALREALTRLGQHFEALGVRAAGIVTPDAYDQATALLNDLLRQARPPSAFLQALVTTDSHNDAAQARQSELSTLLLPLQNLSTRYKAWLGGANLETLLADSETARQHAYSLQRAVEEARYLLPEGEEELASALHPASGGAWNKLHGNLTSQMQVPFGGQTLPMTAIRNLASDADEQVRRKAYDAELAAWKAAEVPLAAAMNGVKGEASVLNLRRGHASALDASLLIHGIDRATLDAMTAAIKESLPDFQAYFLSKARRLGHQKLDWHNLLAPQGEAGREWSYAAGAAFIEKQFRSYSDKLGDFAARAFNENWLDAGPRDGKRGGAFCMTWKPEVGESRVLLNYGGTLDAVSTVAHELGHAYHNFCLMHRTPVQSRTPMTLAETASIFCETIIQEAALSEAVGREAGEQAADNAAEQLYILETQLMGHAQVVVDIHSRFLFEQAVFARRAERDLSSAELCTLMEQAQRTAYGEALGQAHPYMWAVKPHYYSLAFYNYPYTFGLLFSLGLYARYQAEPETFRAAYDELLASTGLSSPQELAGRFGMNLHDVGFWRSSLDVIRRQIAVYCALD, encoded by the coding sequence ATGACCACCCCCCAAATGCCCGATTCACTGCCGCGCTGGCGCACCGATGACCTCTTTGCTTCCGCCGACGATCCCAAGTTGCTCTCGGCGTTCGGGGCGCTGCGTGAAGCACTGACCCGGCTCGGCCAGCACTTTGAGGCGCTGGGGGTGCGGGCTGCGGGCATTGTTACGCCCGACGCTTATGATCAGGCCACTGCCCTCCTCAACGACCTGCTGCGCCAAGCACGCCCGCCCAGCGCGTTTTTGCAGGCGCTGGTCACCACCGACAGCCACAACGACGCGGCGCAGGCCCGCCAGAGTGAGCTGAGTACCCTGCTGCTGCCGCTGCAAAATTTATCGACCCGCTACAAGGCTTGGCTGGGCGGCGCGAATCTGGAAACGCTGCTGGCCGACTCGGAAACCGCCCGCCAGCACGCTTACTCTCTTCAACGGGCGGTGGAAGAAGCCCGTTACTTGCTGCCCGAAGGCGAGGAGGAACTCGCCAGCGCCCTGCACCCGGCCAGTGGCGGCGCGTGGAACAAGCTGCACGGCAACCTGACCAGCCAGATGCAGGTGCCGTTTGGCGGCCAAACTTTGCCGATGACCGCCATTCGCAACCTCGCCAGCGACGCTGATGAGCAGGTCAGGCGAAAGGCTTATGACGCTGAGCTGGCCGCTTGGAAAGCCGCAGAAGTGCCGCTGGCTGCCGCCATGAACGGCGTGAAAGGTGAGGCGAGCGTGCTCAACTTGCGGCGGGGCCACGCCAGTGCCCTCGACGCCAGCTTGCTGATTCACGGCATCGACCGCGCCACGCTCGACGCCATGACCGCCGCCATCAAGGAAAGCCTGCCTGATTTTCAGGCTTACTTTTTGTCCAAAGCGCGGCGTTTGGGTCACCAAAAACTGGACTGGCACAACTTGCTCGCGCCGCAGGGCGAAGCAGGGCGCGAGTGGAGCTACGCGGCGGGCGCGGCCTTCATAGAAAAGCAGTTTCGCAGCTACTCCGACAAGCTGGGTGATTTTGCCGCCCGCGCCTTCAATGAAAACTGGCTGGATGCTGGCCCGCGTGACGGCAAGCGCGGCGGGGCTTTTTGCATGACCTGGAAGCCGGAGGTCGGTGAAAGCCGGGTGCTGCTCAACTACGGCGGCACCCTCGATGCGGTGTCTACTGTGGCCCACGAACTCGGCCACGCTTACCACAACTTCTGCTTGATGCACCGCACTCCGGTGCAGAGCCGCACGCCGATGACCTTGGCCGAAACCGCCAGCATTTTCTGCGAAACTATCATTCAGGAAGCGGCTCTGAGTGAGGCGGTGGGGCGTGAAGCGGGTGAACAGGCAGCGGACAACGCCGCCGAGCAACTTTACATTCTGGAAACGCAACTGATGGGACACGCGCAGGTGGTGGTGGATATTCACTCGCGCTTTTTGTTCGAGCAAGCGGTGTTTGCCCGCCGCGCCGAGCGTGATCTATCGTCTGCCGAGCTGTGCACTTTGATGGAGCAGGCCCAGCGCACCGCTTACGGAGAAGCGCTGGGACAGGCTCACCCCTACATGTGGGCGGTCAAGCCGCACTACTACAGTCTGGCCTTTTACAATTACCCCTACACCTTCGGCTTGCTGTTCAGCTTGGGCCTCTACGCCCGTTACCAAGCCGAACCAGAGACGTTCCGCGCCGCCTACGATGAGCTGCTGGCCTCCACCGGACTGAGCAGCCCACAGGAACTGGCGGGCCGCTTTGGGATGAACCTGCACGACGTGGGTTTTTGGCGCAGCAGCTTGGACGTGATTCGGCGGCAAATCGCGGTGTACTGCGCTCTCGATTAA
- a CDS encoding MFS transporter — protein MTAPHPAQQPLKRNTSFWLWWLGSAQSAVGSSLSSVALALLVLKLSGSAGALGINLALSLLPGLLSPLMGTLIDRLPLKLPLITGNLLRGAFQLTAGGLALRGQISVEVLHVLALLTGLVGAFYAPAGMGVLPRLVAKADLPRATGLMQGTSQSMSLLGLVGGGVLVGAFGSAATLIADGVSFMVMAGLLLLVAFPARLPTTPGTFWDEFIGGLHYVRSSLVLTLLPLLGFFINAMLAPMEMMVAPRMLTLGAGAAGYGLFFGMVVGGEVLGSLAVVALGDRFKPRRISAAALGGVAVLLLLLAFTRTPTQMYTVALGLGAVLAVNNSAISLLFMSWVDSAYFGRVGSLLNMIGTAGMPLSLLLLAPGADHVPFWTMLSASGTVTLLAAAVWHWALSRPQLSSVPGENSSPSK, from the coding sequence ATGACCGCCCCTCATCCAGCCCAGCAGCCCCTGAAGCGCAACACCAGTTTCTGGCTGTGGTGGCTCGGCTCGGCCCAGAGTGCAGTGGGCAGCTCATTGTCCAGCGTCGCGCTGGCCCTGCTCGTGCTCAAACTCAGCGGCTCGGCGGGAGCGCTCGGAATCAATCTGGCGCTGTCCTTGCTGCCGGGCCTGCTCTCGCCGCTGATGGGCACACTGATTGACCGGCTGCCGCTCAAGTTGCCGCTGATAACAGGCAATTTGCTGCGCGGCGCGTTTCAGCTCACAGCGGGCGGGCTGGCCTTACGCGGGCAAATCAGCGTGGAAGTTCTGCACGTGCTGGCTTTGCTGACGGGCCTGGTGGGCGCATTTTACGCTCCGGCAGGCATGGGCGTGTTGCCCAGATTGGTGGCCAAAGCCGATTTACCCCGCGCCACCGGCCTGATGCAGGGCACTTCACAGAGCATGAGCTTACTGGGCCTGGTTGGCGGCGGCGTGCTGGTGGGCGCGTTTGGCAGCGCGGCGACATTGATCGCTGATGGGGTGAGCTTCATGGTCATGGCGGGCCTGCTGCTGCTCGTTGCGTTTCCGGCCCGCTTACCCACCACACCCGGCACCTTCTGGGACGAGTTTATAGGCGGGCTGCATTACGTGCGGAGCAGCCTAGTGCTGACCTTGTTGCCACTGCTGGGGTTTTTTATCAACGCGATGCTGGCCCCGATGGAAATGATGGTGGCTCCCCGAATGCTGACGCTCGGTGCGGGCGCAGCGGGTTACGGCCTGTTTTTCGGGATGGTGGTGGGCGGCGAGGTGCTGGGCAGTCTGGCGGTGGTGGCGCTGGGCGATCGGTTCAAACCCAGACGGATCAGCGCGGCGGCGCTGGGCGGGGTGGCCGTTCTCCTGCTGCTCCTGGCCTTCACCCGCACGCCCACGCAGATGTACACGGTGGCTTTGGGGCTGGGCGCGGTGCTGGCCGTCAACAACAGCGCCATCAGCTTGCTGTTTATGAGCTGGGTTGATTCGGCTTACTTCGGGCGGGTCGGCAGCCTGCTCAACATGATCGGCACGGCGGGAATGCCGCTGTCGCTGCTGCTGCTCGCTCCGGGGGCCGACCATGTTCCGTTCTGGACGATGTTGTCCGCTTCCGGCACGGTGACGCTGCTGGCGGCGGCGGTGTGGCACTGGGCGCTGAGCCGCCCTCAGCTTTCCAGTGTGCCCGGCGAAAACAGCAGCCCCAGCAAGTAA
- a CDS encoding 3-deoxy-7-phosphoheptulonate synthase — protein sequence MSDSANTTASTAAQPIANTHVTRFEPLTSPRDLKAEQPLSAAAEATVTASRASVERIVNKQDPRLLLIVGPCSIHDEAQALDYAGRLAALRTQYADRLEIVMRVYMDKPRTTVGWRGYLNDPHMDGKNDFNLGLSKTRRLMLKINELGMPVGTELLDPFVPQYIDDQLSWAAIGARTTESQTHRAMVSGISTPVGFKNGTGGNIKLAVDAIVSAGKPHTFLGITDEGQAAVVSTKGNPDGHVILRGGRFGPNYAAEHVQETLGLLTDAGVTAGIVVDCSHHNSSYQFEKQLGAWNDVIAQRVAGNDALVGLMLESNLIEGKQSIPADPADLKYGVSVTDACVGWQTTEELLKWAYDQMGAVMGQAAPDQEAVKS from the coding sequence ATGTCAGATTCAGCAAATACAACCGCTTCAACCGCCGCGCAGCCTATCGCCAACACCCACGTCACCCGCTTTGAGCCGCTCACCTCGCCGCGTGATCTCAAGGCCGAGCAGCCGCTGAGCGCCGCCGCCGAGGCGACCGTCACTGCGTCCCGCGCCAGCGTGGAGCGCATTGTCAACAAGCAAGACCCCCGCTTGCTGCTGATCGTAGGGCCATGCAGCATTCACGACGAAGCGCAGGCGCTGGATTATGCTGGCCGCCTCGCTGCACTCCGCACCCAGTACGCCGACCGCTTGGAAATCGTGATGCGCGTCTACATGGACAAGCCGCGCACCACCGTCGGCTGGCGCGGCTACCTCAACGACCCGCATATGGACGGCAAAAACGACTTCAACCTGGGTCTCAGCAAAACCCGCCGCTTGATGCTCAAGATCAATGAACTCGGCATGCCGGTGGGCACCGAACTGCTCGATCCGTTCGTGCCGCAGTACATCGACGATCAGCTCAGCTGGGCCGCCATCGGCGCACGCACCACCGAGTCGCAGACGCACCGGGCGATGGTCAGCGGAATCTCGACGCCAGTCGGCTTCAAAAACGGCACGGGCGGCAATATCAAGCTGGCGGTGGACGCCATTGTCAGTGCAGGCAAACCGCATACTTTTCTGGGCATTACCGACGAAGGGCAAGCGGCAGTCGTTTCGACCAAAGGCAACCCCGACGGCCACGTGATTTTGCGCGGCGGGCGGTTTGGCCCCAACTACGCCGCCGAGCACGTGCAGGAAACGCTGGGCCTGCTGACTGACGCCGGGGTCACGGCGGGCATCGTGGTGGACTGCTCGCACCACAACAGCAGTTACCAATTTGAAAAGCAGCTCGGCGCTTGGAATGACGTGATTGCTCAGCGGGTGGCGGGCAACGACGCGCTGGTCGGCCTGATGCTGGAAAGCAACTTGATCGAGGGCAAGCAGAGCATTCCCGCCGATCCTGCCGACCTCAAGTACGGCGTGTCGGTGACGGACGCCTGTGTGGGCTGGCAAACCACCGAGGAGCTGCTCAAGTGGGCCTACGACCAGATGGGCGCGGTGATGGGCCAAGCTGCACCAGATCAGGAAGCCGTCAAGAGCTGA
- a CDS encoding YciI family protein: MSAPTLFVITSRYLKPAELIAEITPRHRTWLDQHYRSGTFLVSGRMPSGAGGVLLAKAETQAELEALFKDDPFVLEGCSEYSYTAFTPVKRGKSLELEGVPLVE, translated from the coding sequence ATGAGCGCCCCGACCCTGTTCGTGATTACCAGCCGCTACCTCAAGCCCGCCGAGCTGATTGCTGAAATCACGCCGCGCCACCGCACCTGGCTCGACCAGCATTACCGCTCCGGCACTTTTTTAGTCTCCGGCCGGATGCCCAGCGGCGCGGGCGGCGTGCTGCTGGCCAAAGCTGAAACTCAAGCCGAACTCGAAGCTCTGTTTAAAGATGACCCGTTCGTGCTGGAAGGCTGCTCGGAATACAGCTACACGGCTTTTACGCCGGTCAAGCGCGGTAAAAGCTTGGAGTTGGAGGGCGTGCCGTTGGTGGAGTAA
- a CDS encoding branched-chain amino acid ABC transporter permease, giving the protein MTPQITFKSALPWLIVFALAALIPVFTSNRYILDVAVNIMIWTIAAYGLNVMLGYAGILQLAHAGFFGIGAYTVGILTLKAGWSFWLAWPAGVALCAVLGLLLGLVAFRTGRETFPIFTLGVGVIITQVINKWDALTGGNDGLNGIQAPKLGSIDFGRGAAFFYLGLITLGLVIFLVARVRSSMFGRSLIAIQGSEDLARTLGINVFSHQLRVMMLSTAIAGLAGGFYAVYIGFMGAAITGVAQTFVVLLYLLVGGVGTLAGPLIGTALMFFLGEQLKNFGDYQFIVFGPLLILMVMFAPGGIAGLWSKTMFARQKPPPPADRSQQEATDAGV; this is encoded by the coding sequence ATGACCCCGCAAATTACTTTCAAGTCGGCCCTGCCCTGGCTGATCGTGTTCGCGCTGGCGGCCCTGATTCCCGTGTTCACCAGCAACCGCTACATTCTGGACGTTGCCGTCAACATCATGATCTGGACGATTGCCGCTTACGGCCTCAACGTGATGCTGGGCTACGCGGGCATCTTGCAACTCGCCCACGCCGGATTTTTTGGCATAGGCGCGTACACAGTGGGCATTTTGACGCTTAAGGCGGGCTGGAGTTTCTGGCTGGCCTGGCCCGCCGGGGTCGCGCTCTGCGCGGTGCTGGGTTTGCTGCTGGGCTTGGTGGCCTTCCGCACCGGGCGCGAAACCTTTCCAATCTTCACGCTGGGGGTGGGCGTCATCATCACCCAGGTCATCAACAAATGGGACGCGCTGACCGGCGGCAACGACGGCCTCAACGGCATTCAGGCTCCCAAACTCGGCAGTATCGATTTTGGACGCGGCGCGGCTTTCTTTTACTTGGGCCTGATTACTTTGGGATTGGTGATCTTTCTGGTGGCGCGGGTCAGGTCGTCGATGTTCGGCCGCTCCTTGATCGCCATTCAGGGCAGTGAGGACTTGGCCCGCACGCTGGGCATCAACGTGTTCAGCCACCAACTGCGGGTGATGATGCTCTCCACCGCAATCGCCGGACTGGCGGGCGGCTTTTACGCGGTGTATATCGGCTTTATGGGCGCAGCGATTACCGGCGTGGCACAGACTTTCGTGGTGCTGCTGTACTTGCTGGTCGGCGGCGTCGGCACGCTGGCGGGGCCACTCATCGGCACGGCGCTGATGTTCTTTTTGGGCGAGCAACTCAAAAACTTTGGCGATTATCAGTTCATCGTCTTCGGGCCGCTGCTGATTTTGATGGTGATGTTCGCCCCCGGCGGCATCGCGGGCCTGTGGAGCAAAACGATGTTCGCCCGCCAGAAACCCCCGCCCCCCGCAGACCGCTCACAGCAGGAGGCGACCGATGCTGGCGTTTAA
- a CDS encoding branched-chain amino acid ABC transporter permease, translated as MTLFFQQLLNALALGGVYSLVALGLTLVYGVMKIPNFSHGALYMLGAYISYAALTSLGLPYFLALGLSGVVLGLLSAVLERVVFHPLRHASHVHTMIAAVGVLFFIEAVIRLPFVFGSDFLQLPSPLSGIVSFGGVTITAQRLLIIGASVVIMGLLYFFLKRTLVGTTIEAMAQNREGARLMGINVNGVAMLTFGISGLLAAVASTLYAPTALISPSMGEVMNLKVFAIIILGGMGSVPGAVVGAFLLALAEVFGGVIVGADFADIVGFALLVLVLAFRPQGLFRSGA; from the coding sequence ATCACTCTCTTTTTTCAGCAACTGCTCAATGCGCTGGCCCTCGGTGGCGTCTACAGCTTGGTAGCGCTGGGTCTGACACTGGTTTACGGCGTCATGAAAATTCCCAACTTCTCTCACGGGGCGCTTTACATGCTCGGCGCGTATATCAGCTACGCCGCGCTGACCAGTCTGGGGCTGCCGTATTTTCTGGCGCTGGGCCTCAGCGGAGTGGTGCTGGGGCTGCTCTCAGCCGTGCTGGAGCGGGTGGTGTTTCATCCGCTGCGCCACGCCTCGCACGTTCACACCATGATCGCGGCAGTCGGGGTGCTGTTTTTTATCGAGGCCGTCATCCGGCTGCCGTTCGTGTTCGGCTCTGACTTTTTGCAGTTGCCCTCACCCCTGAGCGGCATCGTGAGTTTCGGCGGCGTGACCATCACCGCCCAGCGGCTGCTGATTATCGGAGCGTCGGTGGTCATCATGGGCCTGCTCTACTTTTTCCTCAAGCGCACCCTGGTCGGCACCACCATCGAGGCGATGGCCCAAAACCGCGAGGGCGCACGCCTCATGGGCATCAACGTCAACGGCGTGGCGATGCTGACCTTCGGCATTTCGGGTTTGCTGGCCGCCGTCGCCTCCACGCTCTACGCGCCCACCGCGCTGATCTCGCCTTCAATGGGCGAGGTGATGAACCTCAAAGTCTTTGCCATCATCATCCTCGGCGGAATGGGCAGCGTGCCGGGCGCAGTGGTCGGCGCATTTTTGCTGGCGCTGGCTGAGGTCTTCGGCGGCGTGATCGTCGGCGCTGATTTTGCCGACATCGTGGGCTTTGCCCTGCTGGTCTTGGTGCTGGCGTTCAGGCCGCAGGGCCTGTTTCGGAGCGGCGCATGA
- a CDS encoding pyridoxamine 5'-phosphate oxidase family protein: MTYYDPRARNPATSRRPLNRRDDEWIRDLLGRLQICRISTLWQGEDGEAFPFINPTSFVYRPETHDLIYHSNLAGRLRANTENSQRTTFEASEMGRFLPSNDPLEFSVQYRSVVAFGLSRLLEGEEARRALYRLCAHIFPDIRPGTEMQPISDEQLSRTSVYSLSIERWSGKENWADQADQTLDWPALPEHLLKPPA, translated from the coding sequence GTGACTTACTACGACCCACGCGCCCGCAACCCCGCCACCAGCCGCCGCCCGCTCAACCGCCGAGACGATGAATGGATACGTGACCTGCTGGGCCGCCTTCAAATTTGCCGCATCAGCACGTTGTGGCAAGGCGAGGACGGGGAGGCCTTTCCGTTCATCAACCCGACCAGCTTCGTCTACCGGCCAGAGACGCACGACCTCATCTACCATTCCAACTTGGCTGGGCGGCTCAGGGCCAACACCGAAAACAGCCAGCGAACCACCTTTGAAGCCAGCGAGATGGGCCGCTTTTTGCCGAGCAACGATCCGCTGGAATTCAGCGTGCAGTACCGCAGCGTGGTGGCGTTCGGGCTGTCGCGGCTGCTGGAAGGCGAAGAAGCCCGCCGGGCGCTGTATAGGCTGTGCGCCCACATTTTTCCCGACATCAGGCCCGGTACCGAAATGCAGCCGATCAGTGATGAGCAACTGAGCCGCACCAGTGTCTACTCACTGTCCATTGAGCGCTGGAGCGGCAAAGAGAACTGGGCCGATCAGGCCGATCAGACCCTAGACTGGCCCGCTTTGCCTGAGCACTTGCTCAAACCACCTGCTTAA
- the dxs gene encoding 1-deoxy-D-xylulose-5-phosphate synthase, with the protein MPAQPVSTTPLLDRIDSPDDLKHLNMDQLPELTAELRDEIVRVCSVGGLHLASSLGATDLIVALHYVLNSPSDKILFDVGHQAYAHKILTGRRHLMTTLKKEGGLSGFTRVSESPHDAITVGHASTSLANALGMAMARDALGQDYKVAAVIGDGALTGGMALAALNTIGDKQPNMLIVLNDNEMSISENVGAMNRFMRGLQVQKWFQEGEGAGKKAVSAFSKPLAELMSRAKSSTRHFFDPASINPFAAMGLRYVGPVDGHDVIEMAWLMEKLLDLDGPTLLHVVTKKGKGLDTAEADPIKWHGPAKFDPVTHVFAAGKQTYSWSNAFGDAASELAAQDPRIFVITPAMREGSGLVEYSKAHPTRYLDVGIAEEVAVTAAAGMGLQGLRPIVAIYSSFLQRAYDQVVHDVAIEHVPVIFAIDRAGVVGADGATHNGVFDLSFLRSVPGMKIGLPKDAYELRGMLKEAVRLGGPVAIRYPRGNTPRVPEGTWPDLTWGTWERLQGGSNVGGVVVLAAGKALEYAQSALKDLPEVGLINARFVKPLDTAMLREVAASARAIVTVEDNSVVGGFGSAVLEELSRLNLSVPVRVLGVPDEFQEHASVERVHALSGMDAQAIRTVLAELGVDVPLEV; encoded by the coding sequence ATGCCGGCTCAACCGGTCAGCACCACGCCGCTGCTCGACCGGATCGACTCGCCTGACGATCTCAAGCACCTCAACATGGATCAGTTGCCGGAGCTCACAGCAGAACTCAGGGACGAAATCGTGCGGGTGTGCAGCGTGGGCGGGCTGCACCTGGCTTCCTCACTGGGAGCCACCGACCTCATTGTGGCGCTGCATTACGTGCTCAACTCGCCGAGCGACAAGATTCTCTTTGATGTGGGCCACCAAGCCTACGCCCACAAAATCTTGACCGGACGGCGGCACCTGATGACCACCCTCAAAAAAGAAGGCGGCTTATCGGGCTTTACCCGCGTTTCCGAGTCGCCGCACGACGCCATCACGGTGGGCCACGCCAGCACTTCTCTGGCCAATGCGCTGGGCATGGCAATGGCCCGTGACGCGCTGGGACAAGATTACAAAGTGGCCGCCGTGATCGGGGACGGCGCACTGACCGGCGGGATGGCCTTGGCGGCACTCAACACCATCGGCGACAAGCAGCCCAACATGCTGATCGTGCTCAACGACAACGAGATGAGCATTTCGGAAAATGTCGGGGCCATGAACCGCTTCATGCGCGGCCTGCAAGTCCAGAAGTGGTTTCAGGAAGGCGAGGGAGCCGGTAAAAAGGCCGTCAGCGCCTTCAGCAAGCCGCTGGCCGAGCTGATGAGCCGCGCCAAGAGCAGCACCCGCCACTTCTTCGATCCGGCCAGCATCAATCCGTTCGCGGCGATGGGCCTGCGCTATGTGGGGCCAGTGGACGGCCACGACGTGATCGAGATGGCCTGGCTGATGGAAAAACTGCTGGATCTGGACGGCCCCACCCTGCTGCATGTCGTGACCAAAAAAGGCAAGGGCTTAGACACCGCCGAGGCCGACCCGATCAAGTGGCACGGCCCGGCCAAGTTCGATCCGGTGACGCACGTGTTCGCGGCGGGCAAGCAGACCTATTCGTGGAGCAACGCTTTTGGCGACGCCGCCAGCGAACTCGCCGCCCAGGACCCCCGCATCTTCGTGATTACCCCCGCCATGCGCGAAGGCTCGGGCTTGGTGGAGTACAGCAAAGCGCACCCCACACGCTACCTCGACGTCGGCATTGCCGAGGAAGTGGCGGTCACGGCAGCGGCAGGCATGGGGCTGCAAGGCCTACGGCCCATCGTGGCGATCTATTCCAGCTTCCTCCAGCGGGCCTACGATCAGGTGGTGCATGACGTGGCGATTGAGCACGTGCCGGTCATCTTCGCCATCGATAGAGCGGGCGTGGTCGGCGCAGACGGAGCCACCCACAATGGGGTGTTCGATCTGTCGTTTCTGCGCAGCGTGCCGGGCATGAAAATCGGCCTGCCCAAAGACGCCTACGAGCTGCGTGGGATGCTCAAAGAAGCGGTGCGGCTCGGCGGCCCGGTGGCTATCCGCTATCCGAGGGGCAACACTCCCCGCGTGCCGGAAGGCACCTGGCCCGACTTGACGTGGGGCACTTGGGAGCGGCTGCAAGGCGGCAGTAACGTAGGCGGCGTGGTGGTGCTGGCAGCGGGCAAAGCGCTGGAATACGCCCAAAGCGCCCTCAAGGACTTGCCGGAAGTGGGCTTGATCAACGCCCGCTTCGTCAAGCCGCTCGACACCGCCATGCTGCGCGAAGTGGCCGCTTCGGCCCGCGCCATCGTGACGGTGGAAGACAACAGCGTCGTCGGCGGCTTCGGCTCGGCGGTGCTCGAAGAACTCAGCCGCCTGAATCTCAGTGTGCCGGTGCGGGTGCTGGGCGTGCCCGACGAGTTTCAGGAACACGCCAGCGTGGAGCGGGTTCACGCGCTGTCGGGCATGGACGCGCAGGCCATTCGCACGGTGCTGGCCGAATTGGGCGTGGACGTGCCGCTGGAAGTTTAA
- a CDS encoding HAD family hydrolase, whose product MSLFPLTPSGVLFDMDGVLMSNNAFHRKAWQEVALTHLNLSLTEHDLDTKVDGGRNPEIMHRLTGRVPTPSEALTFHNVKEERYRALARGALREVAGLSAYLDALTERQIPYVLVTSADKVNVEFGLEALGLTERFPLRIMGEDVTRGKPHPEPFERGAALLGLSADACLAHEDAVNGVLSATGAGCTVVALSTSQTEAALLSAGAARVVPDFTDWASWLV is encoded by the coding sequence ATGTCCCTTTTCCCGCTGACCCCTTCCGGCGTGCTGTTCGACATGGACGGCGTGCTGATGAGCAACAACGCTTTTCACCGCAAAGCTTGGCAGGAAGTCGCTCTCACACACCTGAATCTGAGCTTGACCGAGCACGACCTCGACACCAAAGTGGACGGCGGGCGCAACCCCGAAATCATGCATCGCCTGACTGGACGCGTTCCGACGCCAAGTGAAGCCCTGACCTTTCACAACGTCAAAGAAGAGCGTTACCGCGCTCTGGCACGCGGCGCACTGCGCGAAGTCGCGGGCCTGAGCGCTTATCTGGACGCCCTGACAGAGCGCCAGATTCCTTATGTTCTGGTGACCAGCGCCGATAAAGTCAATGTGGAGTTTGGGCTGGAAGCTTTGGGGCTGACTGAGCGCTTTCCACTCAGAATCATGGGCGAGGACGTGACGCGGGGCAAGCCGCATCCTGAGCCGTTTGAACGCGGCGCGGCGCTGCTGGGTCTGAGCGCCGACGCCTGCCTCGCCCACGAAGACGCGGTCAATGGCGTGCTGAGCGCGACGGGTGCGGGCTGCACGGTGGTGGCCCTCAGCACCAGCCAGACGGAGGCGGCGTTGCTCTCGGCAGGAGCGGCGCGGGTGGTGCCCGACTTCACCGACTGGGCAAGCTGGCTGGTCTAA